The DNA sequence AAAGCTGCCTTTCTGCAGTGCAGATGTTTCTTAATTTACCACTGGGACTAAACTTAACAAAGGAGCACAGTATTTTTGATTAAAACAAggtttatttgaatttataacAGTGATTACTACTAATTCTGCGGCTTTATATACCACAGTCATGGACGAGAGTCAAACTAAAGTCATGAAATACCCTTAgatacaacaaataaatcacaCGTTtggtttatattatttattaaaatatatgtgGCAAATAAAGAGTTGAATTGTGCAGTGATGTTTCTTCTTCATTGCATTGGTCattcagttacacacacacacacacacacacacacacacacacacacacacacacacacacacatacatacacacacatgcacacaaggggctgtatatgagaactcaaatgtccgagtgagaggctacggacattctctggagtttctcctgtcACTCAACTAgaaaaaactctggagaatgtccaaaGGAGCCGATCtgagaacgcagcaggagatcctccggaggGTCGAccgtgagcgagtgggcgtgttgatgacgtttctaacatggacagacgcaaaaatgacaaaaacaaaaagaatacaaaatatctcaggatgaataAGTGGcgccatacacatagaagacacagacgaagatgtccaGAGAGcgtttggtgataagggccgatgcTGACACgggatctctgcagcagaattaatacgtggcatcctgcctctgcctgctgcgctCCAGAGACGTCTGCGCTGCTCTGAAcgcgtctgagtggagaatctcctgctgcgttatTCATGTGTGGAAgggaaactgcagagaaagtccagaccccaTTCTGCAGACATCCttcggagttcatgtctgaaaatgtctaAAGCCTTCGCTGATTCAGCCAAACATTTCCCACATGTGATTCAGGTATTCCAGTTCATCCTGCAGATTCTTAGCCAGCAGCCGAACCCTCCCTGAGAACCGGCTCTTGCTCGACTTCCTCAGCTTCTGACTTGCCTCGTCTGTGAAATACTGATCCAGCTCCTTAGCGAAAGCGAGGAGCAGCATCTCAGACGACGGGTGTGCAGCAGAACTCCTCCTGCCTTTGCTCATGTTATTGTTGAGCACAGTCTGCGACAGATGCGCCAACCTCAGCGCGTCAGGCTCGGCTCCCGCCCTGTGTATCCTGCCGATGTCGTGCCGTCGCAGCTCATTCATCCCCAAGAGGATAAAATCCAGACACTGCTCCACGTCCACGATATCTGATTTATATTCGTACACTAGTTTCTCAACTTGCATCTTCTTCACAATCTTCTTATTGGCCTTAGCAGTGTGTGCGCCCATACCCCCGGCAGAGGCCACCATGCCGGCGCCAACAGCTGTAGCGATCAGTGAGGCCCCCAAGGTCACAGGAGCCAGAGCGATGCCCAGCACTGCAGTCATCCCTCCCACGGCGCCTGTGGTGCCTCCGGCGATGCCCATGGTTTTggccttcttcttcatcttgtcCAGGCTGTTGGAGATGCAGATGAACTCAGTGATGACTTTGTGCAGGGTCTCGTTGCGCTTCATCAGGAGGAGGTTGTAGAGGCGCAGGGCCTTGCTCACGTCCTTGGCTCTCTGATCGAATGACCTGCACAGGGACAGTGACAGAGCATGAATGAGCAGCTGCTTCTTTATCCAGCTCAATTAAATCCATCTCAACGTGAACTCTTAAATCATTTAACATCGAATCGACATATTCTGAAGGAGGAGTTGAAATGATAGATTCCATGATGTTACCTGATTTCCTCTTCTATACTGAGGCCGTACAGTGATGGAGTCATGTAACTAGGTTCTGTGGGAACAGAGATCAATTATTCACTTTGTTACTGAGGAGGACATTAATGTGAAATCAGTGTTTCTGATTTACTCATTAATTCTGTGcatatttctttcaaaataaatggatGTACATCAGTAACATAAGAGTTTTAAACCACACACACCAAAGTTTGTTGCTACACGATGACACAGTGACAATATTCATCtagaaattaaaatgtggaCTTACTGGACACTCTTGTCAACCACCTCAACATCCCAATGATGTCCTGAGGAACACAGATCAGTTTCTGGTCACGTTTTAGCTCTGGTTTTCCTTCactacacacatttacactgacACCAATATTAACCCGATTAAGAAAGTCTGAATTAAGTCATTAGTCTGAATAAGATGCTGCCATTTAAACTTAATTTTCTGATTACCTGGAAAAATAATGAGGGGTTGAAGCTTTTGCAAATTTGCAAAGTTGGGACCACGGTAAAATCCAACAATCTAAGAATCTGTGTTAAAATCAGATTAatttgcgggggggggggcatgcacTTCTAGTTTCAGAGTTTCCTTACGTCTGTTTCCTTTGACGTCTGCTGGCCTGAAGAGAAGCAACGACTCTGGTAGGCTTGTCCTGGAGAAGACGTTGACCTCCTGTGTATCTGGTGGAGTTTCAATGGAAAAAGATTACAAAACATTCCAGTGCCTCAACCCAAGGACAAATGTCTACTCTTTGTGTGTAtctgcgtgtttgtgtctctcacCAGTTTGTCTTCGTCCTCCGGCAGAACGTCCAGGTAGGGTCGATGCTCTAACTCACTGTAAAATGAGTCTGATGATGACCCTGTCGAaagtggtggtgatggtgggttgaatggaggaggaggtggtctGGACTGTTGAGGACAAAGAgattccttttttaaatcaacttttcTATAAAGATTACCACAGTTTTGTTACAAATTAGCAGGAATAAAGATGGAGGGCTctcaaaatgatttattatcattgttgttatcatccctccatccattttCTTCTGCTTATCCAAGACCGGGT is a window from the Hippoglossus hippoglossus isolate fHipHip1 chromosome 8, fHipHip1.pri, whole genome shotgun sequence genome containing:
- the LOC117766560 gene encoding uncharacterized protein LOC117766560, with protein sequence MTPPKPPRKSLMMKYVITGSYEVPQPTYVDPDTTTPDATDENQSEVKVRPVPRPRSKVFPRAPSQTDNTVDPADKTSNAANEVSSQHSEESAERPRPVRPPPRPPLAKCWTASKLTPVVDGENQYMSSNIEPNVKPPAIGAERKQKLCPERPERPERPPLPTIYYDRSSSLKEKPSKEILTQEDTTYSNQQTPDLLSFSEEDENLCGTYGEMATDGTDRPAVPPRLRQSSLPCSYSEFDTVSLQSRPPPPPFNPPSPPLSTGSSSDSFYSELEHRPYLDVLPEDEDKLIHRRSTSSPGQAYQSRCFSSGQQTSKETDDIIGMLRWLTRVSKPSYMTPSLYGLSIEEEIRSFDQRAKDVSKALRLYNLLLMKRNETLHKVITEFICISNSLDKMKKKAKTMGIAGGTTGAVGGMTAVLGIALAPVTLGASLIATAVGAGMVASAGGMGAHTAKANKKIVKKMQVEKLVYEYKSDIVDVEQCLDFILLGMNELRRHDIGRIHRAGAEPDALRLAHLSQTVLNNNMSKGRRSSAAHPSSEMLLLAFAKELDQYFTDEASQKLRKSSKSRFSGRVRLLAKNLQDELEYLNHMWEMFG